In a single window of the Silvimonas iriomotensis genome:
- the aceB gene encoding malate synthase A produces MSQLPQGVVINAPVSPEFAEILTPEALALVATLHRAFEGRRQELLSRRVLRQKDLDTGKRPDFLAETKSIREGDWTIAPLPADLACRRVEITGPVERKMIINALNSGADSYMTDFEDSNTPNWDNQIQGQINLKQAVRRTLSFRNEAGKEYKLNDKIATLIVRPRGWHLDEKHVTVDGQRVSGGIFDLALFLFHNAKEQLARGSGPYFYLPKMESHLEARLWNDIFILAQEEVGIPRGTIRATVLIETILAAFEMDEILYELREHSSGLNAGRWDYIFSCIKKFKTDKDFCLANRAQITMTVPFMRAYALNLVKTCHKRNAPAIGGMSALIPIKNDPVANEKALAAVRADKTRDAGDGFDGGWVAHPGLVALAMEEWVKVLGDKPNQISKQRDDVHTQAADLLNFQPEQPITEAGLRMNIDVGIQYLGSWLAGNGCVPIHNLMEDAATAEISRSQVWQWIRSTKGVLDDGRKVTADMVRGLIAPVLDDIRNEHGETTYNRIPYARAAEIFEQMSTSEDFAEFLTLPLYEEI; encoded by the coding sequence ATGAGCCAGTTGCCGCAAGGCGTTGTCATCAACGCGCCCGTTTCGCCCGAATTTGCCGAAATCCTCACGCCTGAAGCCTTGGCGCTGGTTGCCACACTGCACCGCGCCTTTGAAGGCCGCCGGCAAGAATTGTTGTCCCGCCGCGTGCTGCGCCAGAAAGATCTGGATACAGGCAAGCGCCCGGATTTTCTGGCTGAAACAAAGTCTATCCGCGAAGGCGACTGGACCATTGCCCCGCTGCCGGCCGATCTGGCCTGCCGCCGGGTAGAGATCACCGGCCCGGTCGAGCGCAAGATGATCATCAACGCGCTCAACTCCGGCGCGGATAGCTATATGACGGACTTTGAGGACTCCAACACGCCCAACTGGGACAACCAGATTCAGGGCCAGATCAACCTCAAGCAGGCCGTGCGCCGCACGCTGTCGTTCCGTAACGAAGCGGGCAAGGAATACAAACTCAACGACAAGATCGCCACCCTGATCGTGCGTCCGCGCGGCTGGCATCTGGATGAAAAACACGTCACGGTCGATGGCCAGCGTGTCTCTGGCGGCATTTTTGATCTGGCGCTGTTCCTGTTCCACAACGCCAAAGAACAACTGGCGCGCGGTTCCGGCCCGTATTTCTATCTGCCCAAGATGGAATCGCACCTGGAAGCGCGCTTGTGGAATGACATCTTCATTCTGGCGCAGGAAGAAGTCGGCATTCCGCGTGGCACCATCCGCGCCACGGTGTTGATCGAAACCATTCTGGCTGCGTTCGAGATGGACGAAATCCTGTACGAGTTGCGCGAGCACTCCTCCGGCCTGAACGCGGGCCGTTGGGATTACATCTTCAGTTGCATCAAGAAATTCAAGACCGACAAGGATTTCTGCCTGGCCAACCGCGCGCAGATCACCATGACCGTGCCGTTCATGCGCGCTTATGCGCTGAACCTGGTCAAGACTTGCCACAAGCGCAACGCCCCGGCCATTGGCGGCATGAGTGCACTGATCCCGATCAAGAACGACCCGGTCGCCAACGAAAAAGCCCTTGCCGCCGTGCGTGCCGACAAAACCCGTGATGCCGGTGACGGCTTTGACGGCGGCTGGGTGGCGCACCCGGGCCTGGTGGCCCTGGCCATGGAAGAGTGGGTGAAGGTGCTGGGCGACAAGCCCAACCAGATCAGCAAGCAACGCGACGACGTACACACCCAGGCGGCCGATCTGCTGAATTTCCAGCCGGAACAGCCGATCACCGAAGCCGGCCTGCGCATGAATATCGACGTGGGCATCCAGTACCTGGGTTCCTGGCTGGCCGGCAACGGCTGCGTGCCGATCCACAACCTGATGGAAGACGCCGCCACCGCCGAAATCAGCCGCAGCCAGGTCTGGCAGTGGATCCGCTCGACCAAGGGCGTGCTGGACGACGGCCGCAAAGTGACCGCCGACATGGTGCGCGGCCTGATTGCGCCAGTGCTGGATGACATCCGCAATGAACACGGCGAGACCACCTATAACCGCATCCCGTATGCCCGCGCCGCAGAAATCTTCGAACAAATGAGCACCAGCGAAGACTTTGCCGAGTTCCTGACCCTGCCGTTGTATGAGGAAATCTGA
- the aceA gene encoding isocitrate lyase: MTTREQRIAQLEQDWRENPRWKGVTRPYTAADVERLRGSLQVEHTLARTGANKLWKLLHETPYINALGALTGNQAMQQVKAGLKAIYLSGWQVAADANLGSEMYPDQSLYPANSVPQVVRRINNTLQRADQISHSEGDDSIDWFAPIVADAEAGFGGVLNAHELMKGMIEAGAAGVHFEDQLASVKKCGHMGGKVLVPTREAIEKLVAARLAADVMGVPTILVARTDAEAADLLTSDVDDNDKPFCTGERTPEGFYRTKPGLEQAISRGLAYAPYCDLIWCETGKPDLEYARKFAEAIHAKFPGKLLSYNCSPSFNWKKNLDDATIAKFQQELGKMGYKFQFITLAGFHSLNYGMFNLAHGYARTGMSAFVELQQAEFTAAERGFTAVKHQREVGTGYFDAVTQTIQQGQSSTTALKGSTEEEQFH, translated from the coding sequence ATGACCACTCGTGAACAACGCATTGCTCAGCTTGAACAGGATTGGCGAGAAAACCCGCGCTGGAAAGGCGTCACACGGCCCTACACGGCCGCAGATGTTGAAAGACTTCGTGGCTCACTACAAGTCGAGCACACGCTGGCCCGTACCGGCGCCAACAAATTGTGGAAGCTGCTCCATGAAACGCCGTATATCAACGCGCTGGGAGCGCTGACCGGCAACCAGGCCATGCAACAAGTGAAAGCGGGCCTGAAAGCCATTTATCTTTCTGGCTGGCAGGTGGCGGCAGACGCCAACCTGGGCAGCGAAATGTATCCGGACCAGTCGCTGTACCCGGCGAACTCGGTACCGCAAGTCGTGCGTCGCATCAACAACACGCTGCAACGTGCTGACCAGATCTCTCACTCCGAAGGCGACGACAGCATCGACTGGTTCGCCCCGATCGTGGCCGATGCCGAAGCCGGCTTTGGCGGCGTCTTGAACGCTCACGAACTGATGAAGGGCATGATCGAAGCCGGCGCCGCTGGCGTGCACTTTGAAGACCAGCTGGCCAGCGTGAAGAAATGCGGCCACATGGGCGGCAAGGTGCTGGTTCCGACGCGCGAAGCCATCGAAAAACTGGTCGCTGCCCGTCTGGCTGCCGACGTCATGGGTGTCCCGACTATCCTCGTGGCCCGTACCGACGCGGAAGCTGCGGACCTGTTGACCAGCGATGTGGACGACAACGACAAGCCGTTCTGCACCGGCGAGCGCACGCCGGAAGGCTTCTACCGGACCAAACCGGGTCTGGAGCAAGCCATCAGCCGTGGTCTGGCCTACGCGCCGTACTGCGATCTGATCTGGTGTGAAACCGGCAAGCCGGATCTGGAATACGCCCGCAAGTTTGCCGAGGCCATCCACGCCAAATTCCCGGGCAAGCTGCTGTCGTACAACTGCTCGCCGTCGTTCAACTGGAAGAAGAACCTGGACGACGCCACCATTGCCAAGTTCCAGCAAGAGCTGGGCAAGATGGGCTACAAGTTCCAGTTCATTACCCTGGCGGGCTTCCACTCGCTGAACTACGGGATGTTCAACCTGGCCCACGGCTACGCCCGTACCGGTATGAGTGCCTTTGTGGAACTGCAACAGGCCGAGTTTACCGCCGCAGAACGTGGCTTCACCGCGGTGAAGCATCAACGCGAAGTGGGTACCGGTTACTTTGATGCCGTGACGCAGACCATCCAGCAAGGTCAGTCCTCCACGACCGCGCTGAAGGGGTCGACCGAGGAAGAACAGTTCCACTAA
- a CDS encoding type II toxin-antitoxin system RelE/ParE family toxin, giving the protein MAIQTFRNKETAAIWAGEPVRKLPLEIQNVARRKLRMINAALTLDDLRIPPANRLEPLQGKRSGQYSIRINNQWRICFQWDNGNAFDVGIVDYH; this is encoded by the coding sequence ATGGCGATCCAGACTTTCCGGAACAAAGAAACGGCTGCCATCTGGGCTGGCGAACCGGTCCGCAAACTCCCGCTGGAAATACAAAACGTGGCGCGCCGCAAACTACGCATGATCAACGCGGCGTTAACGCTGGACGATCTGCGTATCCCGCCTGCAAACAGGCTGGAGCCACTGCAAGGAAAACGATCGGGGCAGTACAGCATCCGTATCAACAATCAGTGGCGCATCTGTTTTCAGTGGGATAACGGCAACGCGTTTGATGTCGGGATTGTCGACTATCACTAA
- a CDS encoding LysR family transcriptional regulator gives MSELKQLQTFIEVVNHGSLSAAARVEGVVPAVIGRRLDALEERLGARLLVRTTRRVTLTQEGAAFYEDGQRILAELEEAEAAVASGNSRVRGHLRVTAPAGFGRRHVAPHLATFQRLHPDLRVTLDLSDRLVDMAAERVDCAIRISDMADSSLVAVRLAENRRVVVGAPAYLAQHGIPQTPDDLERYECLSLGASQSRGWVFRVEGELVNRRVTGVLECNDGVVLHEWALKGYGLAWRSLWEVKDDLTDGRLVTVLDAFSAPDYPVYAMMPQRKFMPLRVRHFVDHLKAVYNEPGYWN, from the coding sequence ATGAGTGAACTGAAACAGCTGCAAACCTTCATCGAAGTGGTCAACCATGGCTCGCTCAGTGCCGCCGCACGGGTAGAAGGCGTGGTCCCGGCCGTCATCGGCCGCCGGCTGGACGCGCTGGAAGAACGTCTGGGCGCGCGTTTGCTGGTGCGTACCACCCGCCGCGTCACGCTCACGCAAGAAGGCGCGGCGTTTTATGAAGATGGCCAGCGCATTCTGGCTGAACTGGAAGAAGCCGAGGCGGCGGTGGCCTCCGGCAACAGTCGTGTACGCGGCCATTTGCGGGTGACGGCGCCGGCGGGGTTTGGCCGGCGGCATGTGGCGCCGCATCTGGCCACCTTTCAACGCCTGCATCCAGATTTGCGCGTCACGCTTGATCTGTCTGACCGGCTGGTCGATATGGCGGCAGAGCGCGTTGACTGCGCTATCCGCATCAGCGATATGGCCGATTCCAGCCTGGTGGCAGTGCGCCTTGCCGAGAACCGCCGTGTGGTCGTCGGCGCACCAGCTTACCTGGCGCAGCACGGTATTCCGCAAACGCCAGATGACCTGGAGCGCTACGAGTGCTTGTCGCTCGGCGCCAGCCAGTCGCGCGGCTGGGTGTTCCGGGTGGAGGGTGAACTGGTGAACCGGCGCGTAACCGGTGTACTCGAATGCAATGATGGTGTCGTGCTGCACGAATGGGCGCTCAAGGGCTACGGTCTGGCCTGGCGCTCTTTGTGGGAGGTCAAGGACGACCTCACCGATGGCCGGCTGGTGACAGTGCTCGATGCCTTCTCCGCGCCCGATTACCCGGTCTACGCCATGATGCCGCAGCGCAAATTCATGCCGCTGCGGGTGCGGCATTTTGTCGATCACCTCAAAGCCGTATATAACGAACCGGGCTATTGGAATTAA
- the grpE gene encoding nucleotide exchange factor GrpE yields MSGENENQPNLENAADLEVGAGEQAAADDGQLDVNLAALLAELDKARQDVLYVRAEAENIRRRAAEDNEKTRKFAVEKFARELLAVRDSLEMALADQSASFENLKTGVDLTNKQLAAAFEKADLKEINPLGEKLDPNKHQAISMAPADAEPNTVVQVMQKGYELSGRVIRPAMVVVAAPK; encoded by the coding sequence ATGTCTGGTGAAAACGAAAATCAACCGAACCTGGAAAACGCCGCAGACCTGGAGGTCGGCGCAGGTGAGCAAGCCGCAGCTGATGATGGCCAGCTGGATGTGAATCTGGCCGCTTTGCTGGCTGAACTGGATAAAGCCCGTCAGGACGTGCTGTATGTGCGGGCCGAGGCGGAAAACATCCGTCGCCGTGCTGCTGAAGACAATGAAAAGACCCGCAAATTTGCGGTTGAGAAGTTCGCCCGGGAACTGCTGGCAGTGCGGGACTCGCTGGAAATGGCGCTGGCCGATCAGTCCGCATCGTTCGAGAACCTCAAGACCGGCGTTGATCTGACCAACAAGCAACTGGCTGCTGCTTTTGAAAAGGCTGATCTGAAAGAGATCAACCCGCTGGGCGAGAAGCTGGACCCGAACAAGCACCAGGCGATTTCGATGGCGCCGGCCGATGCCGAGCCCAACACGGTCGTCCAGGTCATGCAAAAGGGCTATGAGTTGTCGGGTCGTGTTATCCGCCCGGCCATGGTCGTGGTTGCAGCACCGAAGTAA
- a CDS encoding glutathione S-transferase family protein: MPAAALKVWGRRNSLNVQKVMWIIGELELEHEHINVGGAFGGLDTPEFLARNPHGKIPVIEHDGVVVWESQAILRYLGATFGEGSLWSADPAQRAVADSWLDWSQTTLQPAFIDLFFGFYRTPEAQRDAGRIERATQQCARLYGLLDQQLAQRPYLGGDTLTLADFGAGTTVFRYLTMGAERPPLPNVEHWLERLSQSPAYREHVMMPFGDMFGKLP; the protein is encoded by the coding sequence GTGCCTGCAGCCGCACTGAAAGTATGGGGAAGACGCAATTCGTTGAACGTGCAAAAGGTCATGTGGATTATTGGCGAGCTTGAGCTGGAACACGAGCACATCAATGTGGGCGGCGCATTTGGCGGCCTTGATACGCCAGAGTTTCTGGCGCGCAATCCGCACGGCAAGATCCCGGTGATTGAGCATGATGGCGTGGTGGTGTGGGAATCCCAGGCCATCCTGCGCTATCTGGGCGCCACGTTTGGCGAGGGCTCGTTGTGGTCTGCCGACCCGGCGCAGCGTGCCGTGGCCGATAGCTGGCTGGACTGGTCCCAAACCACCTTGCAACCGGCGTTCATCGACCTGTTCTTTGGTTTTTACCGCACCCCTGAAGCCCAGCGTGATGCCGGGCGGATTGAACGTGCTACCCAGCAGTGTGCCAGGTTGTATGGCCTGCTGGATCAACAACTGGCGCAGCGACCGTATCTGGGTGGCGATACGCTGACCCTGGCCGACTTTGGCGCCGGCACGACCGTGTTCCGCTATCTGACCATGGGGGCTGAGCGGCCGCCGCTGCCCAATGTGGAGCACTGGCTGGAGCGGCTCTCGCAGAGCCCGGCGTATCGGGAGCATGTGATGATGCCATTTGGGGATATGTTCGGGAAATTGCCTTGA
- the dnaK gene encoding molecular chaperone DnaK — MAKIIGIDLGTTNSCVAVIENGQPKVIENSEGARTTPSIIAYQEDGETLVGAPAKRQAVTNPKNTLYAVKRLIGRKFTEKEVQKDIDLMPYAIVKADNGDAWVEVRGSKMAPPQISADVLRKMKKTAEDYLGEEVTEAVITVPAYFNDSQRQATKDAGRIAGLEVKRIINEPTAAALAFGLDKNEKGDRKIAVYDLGGGTFDISIIEIADVDGDKQFEVLATNGDTFLGGEDFDQRLIDYIIGEFQKDTGINLKNDVMALQRLKEAAEKAKIELSSTAQTEINLPYVTMDATGPKHLTLKITRAKFESLVDELIDRSIEPCRIALKDAGLKITDIDDVILVGGQTRMPKVLDKVKEFFGKDPRRDVNPDEAVAVGAAIQGAVLSGDRKDVLLLDVTPLSLGIETLGSVMTKLIQKNTTIPTKASQVFSTADDNQSAVTIHVLQGEREMAAANKSLGQFNLEGIPAAPRGTPQIEVIFDIDANGILHVSAKDKATGKENKITIKANSGLSEEEIQQMVKDAEAHAEEDKKAREMVDAKNGADSLIHQVKKSLVEFGDKVSAEEKTAIEAAITALEEAAKGDDKALIDEKSNALMQASHKLAEQMYAAQGGDAGAAGAAGAQQQGAAGKDDGNVVDAEYTEVKDNK, encoded by the coding sequence ATGGCAAAAATCATTGGTATTGACTTGGGCACCACCAACTCGTGTGTGGCCGTGATCGAAAACGGTCAACCGAAAGTGATCGAAAACTCTGAAGGCGCACGTACTACGCCCTCCATCATTGCCTACCAGGAAGACGGCGAGACCCTCGTTGGCGCGCCGGCCAAGCGTCAGGCCGTGACCAACCCGAAGAACACCCTGTACGCAGTGAAGCGCCTGATTGGCCGCAAGTTCACTGAAAAAGAAGTGCAGAAAGACATCGACCTGATGCCGTATGCCATCGTCAAGGCTGACAATGGCGATGCATGGGTTGAAGTGCGCGGCAGCAAGATGGCCCCGCCGCAAATCTCTGCCGATGTGCTGCGCAAGATGAAGAAGACCGCCGAAGACTATCTGGGCGAAGAAGTGACCGAAGCCGTGATTACCGTACCGGCCTACTTCAACGACAGCCAGCGTCAGGCCACCAAGGACGCCGGCCGCATCGCCGGTCTGGAAGTCAAGCGCATCATCAACGAGCCGACCGCTGCCGCACTGGCCTTTGGTCTGGACAAGAACGAAAAGGGTGATCGCAAGATCGCCGTGTATGACCTGGGTGGCGGTACGTTTGATATCTCCATCATCGAAATTGCCGATGTGGATGGCGACAAGCAGTTTGAAGTGCTGGCCACCAACGGTGACACCTTCCTGGGTGGTGAAGACTTCGACCAACGCCTGATCGACTACATCATTGGCGAATTCCAGAAAGACACCGGCATCAACCTGAAGAACGACGTGATGGCCCTGCAGCGCCTGAAAGAAGCTGCTGAAAAGGCCAAGATCGAACTCTCCAGCACGGCGCAGACTGAAATCAACCTGCCGTACGTGACCATGGATGCAACCGGTCCGAAGCACTTGACGCTGAAAATCACCCGCGCCAAGTTCGAAAGCCTGGTCGATGAACTGATCGACCGCTCCATCGAACCGTGCCGCATTGCGCTGAAAGACGCTGGCCTGAAGATCACCGACATCGACGACGTGATCCTGGTGGGTGGTCAGACCCGTATGCCGAAGGTGCTGGACAAGGTCAAAGAGTTCTTTGGCAAGGACCCGCGCCGTGACGTGAACCCGGACGAAGCCGTGGCCGTAGGCGCCGCCATTCAGGGCGCCGTGCTGTCGGGCGACCGCAAGGACGTGCTGCTGCTGGACGTGACCCCGCTGTCGCTGGGTATCGAAACCCTGGGTAGCGTGATGACCAAGCTGATCCAGAAGAACACCACGATCCCGACCAAGGCATCGCAAGTGTTCTCGACGGCCGACGACAACCAGAGCGCCGTGACCATCCACGTGCTGCAAGGCGAACGTGAAATGGCCGCCGCCAACAAGAGCCTGGGCCAGTTCAACCTGGAAGGGATTCCGGCTGCACCGCGTGGCACGCCGCAAATTGAAGTGATTTTTGATATCGACGCCAACGGCATTCTGCACGTGTCCGCCAAGGACAAGGCCACCGGCAAGGAAAACAAGATCACCATCAAGGCGAACTCTGGTCTGTCGGAAGAAGAAATCCAGCAAATGGTGAAGGACGCCGAGGCCCACGCCGAGGAAGACAAGAAGGCCCGCGAAATGGTTGACGCCAAGAACGGCGCCGACAGCCTGATCCATCAGGTGAAGAAGTCGCTGGTCGAGTTTGGTGACAAGGTGTCGGCCGAAGAAAAGACCGCCATTGAAGCCGCGATCACGGCACTGGAAGAAGCCGCCAAGGGTGACGACAAGGCCCTGATCGACGAGAAATCCAACGCGCTGATGCAAGCCAGCCACAAACTGGCCGAGCAAATGTACGCCGCACAAGGTGGTGACGCCGGTGCCGCAGGCGCCGCGGGTGCGCAGCAACAAGGCGCAGCCGGCAAGGATGACGGCAATGTCGTTGACGCCGAGTACACCGAAGTCAAAGACAACAAGTAA
- a CDS encoding HigA family addiction module antitoxin, whose amino-acid sequence MDRLSNIHPGEILLEEFLRPMNLSQNALARAMRVPPRRVNEIVLGKRAISADSALRLAIVLGTSPQFWMNLQTDHDLERAASAELETLPRLAA is encoded by the coding sequence ATGGACAGGCTCTCCAATATCCATCCGGGCGAAATCCTGCTGGAAGAATTCCTGCGCCCCATGAATCTCAGTCAGAATGCGCTCGCCCGCGCCATGCGCGTCCCGCCGCGCCGGGTTAACGAGATTGTGCTGGGCAAGCGTGCGATCAGTGCCGACAGTGCTTTGCGCCTGGCCATCGTGCTGGGCACAAGCCCCCAATTCTGGATGAATCTGCAGACGGATCATGATCTGGAACGGGCCGCCTCAGCTGAGCTTGAAACATTGCCACGCCTTGCTGCTTGA